The genome window CGGTTTAATAGTTTTCGTCAGCAATTTTCCAAAGCTTTGAATTTAACTGATTCTGAAGGTAAAATTTCTGTTGAACCGGATTCTCTGCGCTTTATTTATGGCGGACCGGAAGGAGATGATTTACAACGGGTTGAATGTACGTTTGCCATTGATCAAGATGATCATTGGGACCGCTTTATGCGTTTTATGCACCGCTATGCAGACGCTAACGGGATGGCGTATGAGGATAAACAGTGATTCAATGAGTTTGGGGAGAGGAAGTGCGCTACTGTAATTCAGGGACGATTAATAATCAATAATTAGGGGAATTGAGAGAGGGTATGAACTTTATATTTCTTGCTTTTTTATTCGTTTTCGACTCTCTGCTCAAATAATGAAGTCAAGTTGACAGTTAAAAAAATAACGGGTTAACAAGATTCTAAATGTTTCGTCAACCTGAAATTTGCACTAACCACCATTTTCTCTAAAGTAAACACAGTAAAAAAAATAATAATAATGGATGTAAAAGCAGCAGTTGCCTTTGAAGCCAACCAACCCCTGAAACTGGAAACGGTACAACTTGATCCCCCAAAAGCGGGAGAAGTGTTAGTCGAAATTAAAGCCACAGGCGTTTGTCATACGGATGCTTACACCCTATCGGGAAAAGATCCCGAAGGACTCTTTCCGAGTATTTTAGGACATGAAGGGGCTGGGGTCGTTATGGAAGTGGGAGAAGATGTAAAAAGCGTTAAACCGGGCGATCATGTCATTCCGCTTTATACCCCCGAATGTCGAGAATGTAAATTCTGTTTATCTCGGAAAACCAACCTCTGTCAAGCCATTCGTTCTACTCAAGGGCAGGGCGTTATGCCCGATGGGACCAGTCGATTTTCCTTGAACGGCGAAAAACTCCATCACTTCATGGGCACCTCCACCTTTGCCAACTACACCGTCTTACCGGAAATTGCAGTGGCAAAAATTCGTGAAGATGCCCCCTTCGATAAAGTTTGTTATATCGGTTGCGGGGTCACTACCGGTATTGGTGCTGTCTTATTTACGGCTAAGGTAGAAGCTGGGGCTAATGTG of Cyanobacteria bacterium GSL.Bin1 contains these proteins:
- the psb28 gene encoding photosystem II reaction center protein Psb28; this translates as MSESIPTIEFFEGIPEEISDVRLRQEKSTGIRNVLMIFEKLEALERFNSFRQQFSKALNLTDSEGKISVEPDSLRFIYGGPEGDDLQRVECTFAIDQDDHWDRFMRFMHRYADANGMAYEDKQ
- a CDS encoding S-(hydroxymethyl)glutathione dehydrogenase/class III alcohol dehydrogenase encodes the protein MDVKAAVAFEANQPLKLETVQLDPPKAGEVLVEIKATGVCHTDAYTLSGKDPEGLFPSILGHEGAGVVMEVGEDVKSVKPGDHVIPLYTPECRECKFCLSRKTNLCQAIRSTQGQGVMPDGTSRFSLNGEKLHHFMGTSTFANYTVLPEIAVAKIREDAPFDKVCYIGCGVTTGIGAVLFTAKVEAGANVVVFGLGGIGLNVIQGAKMVGADKIIGVDINPKKRPLAEQFGMTDFVNPHEIEGDVVSHIIELTDGGADFSFECIGNINIMRQALACCHKGWGVCTIIGVAGAGEEISTRPVQLVTGRVWKGSAFGGARGRTDVPKIVDWYMDGKINIDDLITHTLPIEQINDAFHLMHEGNSIRTVLTY